A region from the Riemerella anatipestifer genome encodes:
- a CDS encoding RagB/SusD family nutrient uptake outer membrane protein has protein sequence MKSTIKTLFIATSLSLGVVSCERYLDIVPTGKVVPQTEEDFRALLTRAYQIYPQHKALLNLKSDEVKAANSSEYLKAIFTWGEANATPGSTEVPYASLYETIFYTNYIIENAYKYVGKNENTNQILGEAYALRAYVYFELIGIYAPAYNGSNGSTLAVPLVTEVNLEGSFPKATLDAVYNQIFSDIATAEQLLNQDKFSAGLNYRFTTTALHAFKARVYQYRKDWANALKEANQALALNSNLEDFNNFSVLPSGYTSTESIMNLDLPVVPSTYSFSRASDEHIALFDKTNDLRFSKYFKQNGSNWQTLKYNAGSSAYKCTFRVAEVLLIKAEAQAMLGKVSESKATLTSLAEKRYNAVGLANFKNKINGLSDTDYYTELLNERARELSFEGLRWQDLRRTNQPEITHIFGGETFKLEQGDARYTVPFPKEARLKNPEL, from the coding sequence ATGAAATCAACAATAAAAACTTTATTCATCGCAACCTCACTATCTTTGGGTGTGGTTTCTTGCGAAAGATATTTAGATATAGTACCTACGGGGAAAGTAGTACCACAGACGGAGGAAGATTTTAGAGCTTTGCTTACGAGAGCGTATCAAATTTACCCTCAACACAAGGCATTACTCAATCTTAAATCTGATGAGGTAAAGGCAGCCAACTCTTCCGAATATTTAAAAGCGATATTCACTTGGGGAGAAGCGAATGCGACGCCAGGTTCTACCGAAGTGCCTTACGCATCTTTATACGAAACTATTTTCTACACCAATTATATTATAGAAAATGCTTATAAATATGTTGGTAAAAATGAAAATACCAACCAAATATTAGGAGAGGCTTATGCTTTAAGAGCTTATGTTTACTTTGAACTCATTGGGATTTATGCTCCAGCTTATAACGGAAGCAATGGTTCTACATTAGCCGTTCCTTTGGTAACGGAAGTTAATTTGGAAGGCAGTTTTCCTAAAGCTACTTTAGATGCGGTTTATAATCAAATATTTTCGGATATAGCCACTGCGGAACAGCTACTAAATCAAGACAAGTTTTCTGCTGGGCTTAATTACAGATTCACAACTACGGCTTTACACGCATTTAAAGCTAGAGTGTATCAGTACAGAAAAGATTGGGCTAATGCTTTAAAGGAAGCAAACCAAGCACTGGCTTTGAATTCTAACTTGGAGGATTTTAATAATTTCAGCGTTTTACCTAGCGGTTATACTTCTACGGAATCTATTATGAATCTTGATTTGCCAGTAGTGCCGAGTACCTACTCTTTCTCCAGAGCGAGTGATGAGCATATTGCTTTATTTGATAAAACTAATGACCTTCGTTTTTCTAAGTATTTTAAACAAAACGGAAGCAATTGGCAAACTTTAAAATATAATGCAGGTTCTAGTGCGTATAAATGCACATTCCGTGTGGCAGAAGTTCTTTTGATAAAGGCAGAAGCACAGGCGATGCTAGGTAAAGTATCCGAGTCTAAAGCAACGCTTACTTCATTAGCCGAAAAAAGGTACAACGCTGTGGGGTTGGCTAATTTTAAAAACAAAATAAACGGTTTGTCTGATACCGATTATTACACGGAATTACTTAATGAAAGAGCGAGAGAGCTTTCGTTTGAAGGTTTGCGTTGGCAAGATTTAAGACGAACCAATCAACCTGAAATTACACATATTTTTGGTGGCGAAACCTTTAAATTAGAGCAAGGCGATGCGAGATATACCGTTCCTTTCCCTAAGGAAGCAAGGCTGAAGAACCCAGAATTGTAA
- a CDS encoding RluA family pseudouridine synthase: protein MEDYTDFEEEHLQKPQQDIDETEELYEHLNLVVDKNQEPLRIDKYLLIFRQNSSRNKISQTCRAGNVVVNGTPVKQNYRVKPGDKVSVLLTHPPRENVIVPQDIPINIVYEDDDLLVVDKEAGMVVHPGFGNWDGTLVNALAYHFEKNGLKTDLDRVGLVHRIDKDTSGLLVIAKNEYAMSFLAKQFFERTTKRLYWAFVWGNLAEDTGTIKGHIGRDLKNRMQMAVYEDGSLGKHAVTHYKVLERFRYMTWVECKLETGRTHQIRAHFRHIGHTLFNDERYEGHQILRGINLPKYKQFVKNVFEVLPRHALHAHTLGFTHPTTKKEMYFESPMPQDMQQAVEKWRNYLSAN, encoded by the coding sequence ATGGAAGACTATACAGATTTTGAAGAAGAACATCTACAAAAGCCTCAACAAGATATAGATGAGACCGAAGAACTCTACGAACATCTCAACTTAGTAGTAGATAAGAACCAAGAGCCTTTAAGGATTGATAAATATTTACTCATATTTAGACAAAATTCATCAAGAAACAAAATCTCTCAAACTTGTAGAGCAGGGAATGTAGTTGTAAATGGTACTCCTGTAAAGCAAAATTATAGAGTAAAACCTGGTGATAAAGTCTCGGTACTCCTTACCCATCCTCCTAGAGAAAATGTAATTGTACCTCAAGACATTCCTATCAACATTGTTTACGAAGATGATGATTTATTAGTGGTAGATAAAGAGGCAGGAATGGTAGTACACCCTGGTTTCGGAAATTGGGACGGCACATTGGTAAATGCCTTAGCCTATCACTTTGAGAAAAACGGTCTCAAAACCGATTTAGACCGTGTAGGTTTAGTTCATCGTATTGATAAAGACACTTCTGGACTTTTAGTAATTGCTAAAAATGAGTATGCGATGAGTTTTCTCGCCAAACAATTCTTTGAGAGGACTACCAAAAGGCTTTACTGGGCGTTTGTATGGGGCAATTTAGCGGAAGACACTGGCACTATTAAGGGACACATCGGTCGTGATTTAAAGAACAGAATGCAAATGGCAGTTTATGAAGACGGCAGTCTAGGAAAACACGCCGTTACCCACTACAAAGTTTTAGAACGCTTTAGATATATGACTTGGGTGGAATGCAAACTAGAAACAGGCAGAACCCACCAAATAAGGGCTCATTTCAGACATATTGGGCATACTTTATTCAATGATGAACGCTACGAGGGACATCAAATTTTGAGAGGGATTAACCTACCAAAATACAAACAGTTTGTAAAAAATGTGTTTGAAGTTTTGCCTAGACACGCCTTACACGCTCATACCTTAGGTTTTACCCACCCTACCACAAAAAAAGAAATGTATTTTGAAAGCCCAATGCCACAAGATATGCAACAGGCGGTAGAGAAATGGAGAAATTACTTAAGTGCTAATTAA
- a CDS encoding PASTA domain-containing protein, producing MFKSLFHWKVGLNAVAAIGVLVGLVWLTFRWLELHTNHGKEIPVPNVVNMSMHEAIKALDDAGLEYEIDSGKYDPKYKSFQVLQIYPSPGSRVKESRAIRLRVNPRTWAKVTVPDVLNRYKNTVFTQLERIGLKVGDTIYEPSIQPDAVIGMRYNGTTLAPGTLLPRFSTIDLIIGSGPRRNIAVPNVVGMTVKQAKMIIEQNYFTLGLAEYEDGKSDDSDIVYYQDPAPGSLRDQGMQIDIWASKKTLAEMQGKINALDQMYRVRIAPVTTPDFGEDITYEPEPVRPEPTPQPKPKPEVKTEVKPTPKPETAKPKPTEQKKPEPKPTPKPVEEKPKVKKVVIE from the coding sequence ATGTTTAAATCACTTTTCCATTGGAAAGTAGGTCTTAATGCTGTTGCAGCAATAGGCGTGTTGGTAGGGTTAGTATGGCTTACCTTCCGTTGGCTAGAACTACACACCAATCACGGTAAAGAAATCCCTGTACCCAATGTCGTAAATATGAGTATGCACGAAGCCATAAAAGCACTAGATGATGCAGGACTTGAATACGAAATAGACAGCGGAAAATACGACCCAAAATACAAATCTTTTCAAGTATTACAAATCTACCCTTCTCCAGGTTCTAGAGTGAAGGAAAGTAGAGCCATTCGTCTAAGAGTAAACCCTAGAACTTGGGCTAAAGTAACTGTACCTGATGTTCTTAATCGATACAAAAACACAGTATTTACCCAACTAGAAAGAATCGGACTAAAAGTTGGAGATACCATCTACGAACCTAGCATTCAGCCAGATGCTGTTATAGGAATGAGATACAACGGTACTACCCTAGCTCCAGGTACTTTATTACCTAGATTTTCTACGATTGACTTAATCATTGGTAGTGGACCTAGAAGAAACATCGCTGTACCTAATGTAGTGGGAATGACGGTAAAACAAGCTAAAATGATTATAGAGCAAAATTATTTTACTCTAGGATTAGCAGAATATGAAGACGGAAAAAGCGACGACAGCGATATTGTCTATTACCAAGACCCTGCACCGGGAAGCCTTAGAGACCAAGGTATGCAAATAGATATTTGGGCAAGTAAGAAAACTTTAGCTGAAATGCAAGGTAAAATCAACGCTTTAGACCAAATGTATAGAGTAAGGATAGCTCCCGTAACCACACCTGATTTTGGGGAAGACATAACCTATGAACCTGAGCCTGTAAGACCAGAGCCCACTCCTCAGCCCAAACCAAAACCCGAGGTAAAAACAGAAGTAAAACCTACTCCAAAACCTGAAACGGCTAAACCAAAACCAACGGAACAAAAAAAGCCAGAGCCTAAACCTACTCCAAAACCGGTAGAGGAGAAACCAAAGGTTAAAAAAGTAGTAATAGAATAA
- a CDS encoding UvrD-helicase domain-containing protein, with protein MHPYNAISASAGSGKTYTLVIRILSLCLRTPDEKAIRYILALTFTNKAANEMKERILQWLEAFTREDYLQNNELKAIQSYLETQGIKLTIEDLHYRSKKVLDYILHHYSILNIGTIDKFNAKLVRSFSYELGLAQNFNLEINNEPYLIEAVDQLLDKIGEDPKVSEAFMDFVNYNLENEERINVNKTLYDRAKTFVNDVHYEELQKNEAFDWEAYDNLKLKLRTQLTQHHNEALQYAKKALALINENNLEIKDFQGGANSGLGKFFEEALKFYTGQRDKFPFPSDEEKALERFRKGTASKDNTVINAVFSILGTLIEWRTLIITNYVTSEKKAKILKELLPLKINKEIREQLEIIENEDDLVLLSKFNILIKENLREEPSAFIYEKIGTRYQHYFFDEFQDTSKLQWENIIPLRDHTISSEDHSFTLVGDPKQSIYRFRGGDAEQMLDIINGKEATGVNINLENLENNWRSAQNIVRFNNELYAFMAKDLEQEEHRHLFTEQGQQIAKREGLLGRVRVNLVEYDRKDEVFFDEVANQMFEDIKTCLNNGFQFSDICIMCRTKGEIKQLSQRLGLLKVNYKNTETYIKTISEKGLSLDLSKTLLATIEYLKWESDTSNYDSLMRALYHLNSLGRININLFSEEITSLLELKTSDAILEELNNRYGIELNHQHYLHLNLYNRIEYLVKQFAIPQQETDFILNFLEEVYAFTQNPGKTLKDFIKYWDEEASEKSIQSSENIDAIKMMTIHATKGLEYPVVFLPMKNSHKDSSFNDWLSVDLENLKSVNLSQFKKELLVYDDTLKSFSDENTYKNKIDRYCVQYVATTRPVEQLFLYLQKPSQSGENKLEILDFVQQFNATEHQFDLYPEENNSYQKQTHKKKSTEINKQSVEITSNTCISSNIQIATPSKTYQERNEKVRTGIFTHEILSKIKTKKDITPVLSSYLIDGIITEQEKAEIEKTILSVVEHHSYSFYFEDIEEVYNERDFMLDGKIFRPDRVVKKNGGHYILDFKTGAPNDKHQNQILAYKTALEQLDFNVLGTEIVYI; from the coding sequence ATGCATCCATACAACGCTATAAGTGCTTCGGCAGGCTCAGGAAAAACCTATACCCTCGTTATCAGAATACTCTCTCTATGCCTTAGAACGCCAGACGAAAAAGCCATACGCTACATTCTTGCTCTTACCTTTACCAACAAAGCTGCCAACGAAATGAAAGAGCGTATCTTGCAATGGCTAGAAGCATTTACTAGAGAAGATTATCTTCAAAATAATGAGCTAAAAGCCATACAATCTTACCTGGAGACACAAGGGATAAAACTCACTATAGAAGACCTTCACTACCGTTCCAAAAAGGTTTTAGACTACATACTGCATCACTATTCTATTTTAAACATTGGGACGATAGACAAATTTAATGCAAAACTGGTAAGGAGTTTTTCCTACGAATTGGGATTAGCACAGAATTTCAACCTAGAAATCAATAATGAGCCCTACCTCATAGAAGCGGTTGACCAACTATTAGATAAAATAGGAGAAGACCCAAAAGTTTCAGAAGCGTTTATGGATTTCGTTAATTATAATCTAGAAAATGAGGAACGAATCAATGTAAATAAAACACTATACGACCGAGCTAAAACCTTCGTAAACGATGTCCACTACGAAGAACTACAAAAAAATGAAGCTTTTGATTGGGAGGCGTATGACAACCTGAAACTAAAACTTAGAACACAGCTCACGCAACACCACAATGAGGCTCTGCAATATGCAAAAAAGGCTTTAGCTCTCATTAACGAAAATAATCTAGAGATTAAAGATTTCCAAGGTGGAGCAAATTCTGGGCTAGGAAAGTTTTTTGAAGAAGCTCTAAAATTTTATACTGGACAGAGAGATAAATTTCCCTTTCCGTCCGATGAAGAAAAGGCTTTAGAACGCTTCCGAAAAGGTACTGCGTCTAAGGACAACACCGTTATAAATGCTGTATTTTCCATTTTGGGCACCCTTATAGAATGGAGAACACTCATCATTACAAACTATGTAACTTCGGAAAAGAAAGCCAAAATTCTTAAAGAATTGCTACCACTCAAAATCAATAAAGAAATCCGAGAGCAGCTAGAAATCATAGAAAACGAAGACGATTTGGTACTTCTTTCCAAGTTTAACATTCTAATCAAAGAAAATTTACGAGAGGAGCCTTCGGCTTTTATTTATGAGAAAATAGGCACTAGATATCAGCATTATTTTTTTGATGAATTCCAAGACACTTCCAAACTACAATGGGAAAATATTATCCCACTTAGAGACCACACCATCAGCTCCGAAGACCACAGCTTTACCCTCGTAGGCGACCCTAAACAAAGTATCTACAGATTTAGAGGTGGTGATGCAGAGCAGATGCTAGACATCATCAATGGTAAAGAAGCGACGGGTGTAAACATCAACCTTGAAAATCTTGAAAATAACTGGAGAAGTGCCCAAAATATTGTTCGTTTTAATAATGAACTTTATGCCTTTATGGCAAAAGATTTGGAACAGGAAGAACACAGACACCTTTTTACAGAACAAGGGCAACAAATAGCTAAAAGAGAAGGTCTACTAGGGCGAGTAAGAGTAAATCTAGTAGAATACGACCGAAAAGATGAAGTTTTCTTTGACGAGGTAGCCAACCAAATGTTTGAAGATATTAAAACTTGCCTAAACAACGGCTTCCAATTTTCGGACATTTGTATTATGTGCCGAACAAAAGGAGAAATAAAACAACTATCTCAAAGACTAGGACTACTAAAAGTCAATTATAAAAATACCGAAACCTACATCAAAACCATTTCTGAAAAAGGCTTAAGTTTAGATTTATCCAAAACCCTTTTGGCAACCATAGAATACCTTAAATGGGAGAGCGATACTTCTAATTACGACAGCCTTATGAGAGCTTTGTATCACCTCAATAGTTTAGGGAGAATTAACATAAATTTGTTCTCTGAAGAAATTACAAGCCTTCTGGAACTTAAAACTTCCGATGCGATTTTAGAAGAATTAAACAACCGATACGGCATTGAACTTAATCATCAGCACTACCTACATCTCAATCTTTATAACAGAATAGAATATTTGGTAAAACAATTTGCTATACCTCAACAAGAGACCGATTTCATACTAAACTTCTTAGAGGAAGTCTATGCCTTTACCCAAAATCCAGGAAAAACTTTAAAAGATTTTATTAAATATTGGGACGAAGAAGCCTCGGAAAAATCCATACAATCCTCCGAAAATATAGATGCCATCAAAATGATGACCATACACGCTACCAAAGGCTTAGAGTATCCTGTGGTATTTCTCCCAATGAAAAACAGCCATAAAGATAGTTCTTTTAATGATTGGCTATCGGTAGATTTAGAAAATTTAAAATCGGTTAATCTTAGTCAGTTCAAAAAGGAACTTTTGGTGTATGACGATACTTTGAAATCATTTTCAGACGAAAACACCTATAAAAATAAAATTGATCGCTATTGTGTGCAATATGTTGCCACGACCAGACCTGTAGAGCAACTTTTCTTGTATCTCCAAAAGCCTAGTCAGTCAGGAGAAAATAAGCTAGAAATATTAGATTTTGTACAGCAATTTAACGCTACCGAGCATCAGTTTGACCTTTATCCAGAGGAAAATAATTCTTATCAAAAACAAACCCACAAGAAAAAATCAACCGAAATCAATAAACAAAGTGTAGAAATTACATCTAACACTTGTATTTCTAGCAATATCCAAATCGCAACACCTTCTAAAACCTATCAAGAACGAAACGAAAAGGTGCGTACAGGGATTTTCACTCACGAAATTTTGTCCAAAATCAAGACTAAAAAAGACATTACGCCCGTTCTATCCAGCTATCTGATAGACGGCATTATAACCGAACAAGAAAAAGCGGAGATAGAAAAAACCATTCTTTCGGTAGTGGAGCATCACTCCTATTCCTTTTATTTTGAAGATATTGAAGAAGTTTACAACGAAAGAGATTTTATGCTAGACGGAAAGATTTTTCGCCCAGATAGAGTGGTAAAGAAAAACGGCGGCCATTACATTTTAGATTTTAAAACAGGAGCTCCTAACGATAAACATCAAAACCAAATATTAGCATACAAAACAGCTTTGGAGCAATTAGACTTTAATGTACTAGGGACAGAGATTGTTTACATCTAA
- a CDS encoding DUF748 domain-containing protein — MNKILKKTLIGLGIFIAIILLANLVLNLALNYYLPKYIKDNTDYKVSYKSIDVDISTGNIRSTGIKISNLNPKNQDIIGLSGDIGTLQISRLGMYDALFNKKISSDELLLEHPNLKITLAKPVDKKSNKEKKPILLKNITIKNGNISIVKHTQKPFLSVNELNLTVSNLRMTKESIEKKLPVVFDQYSISGKNFFIRPDEIYDLKAKQIKTENGEINILDFQLKPLLTYAQFIKKFPKKRNLFDFETREMSFKDIKINDEKISLSEVRFEQPFLKMYTTSAQPEKKEKSFTYEVMLQNVLMNQSKILIIKPNGRKLFSGEQLDMNLSKLAMNEETAKGNIPFKYEKFYIKGSKLNYISETQEVKVEHITLDTKSAQLENVLLKPTVTNSYKTLINANAKLISLKLNDWSLEKNKLKLDAQSLHILGFNGTIDLPKQKYKSKPLGFGGIQFPIKLNNFILEKANINFNKGEQNQALNTLNIKAQNIELNEQTIKNRIPCKIGNYSITAKSFSSKINQYYELNTGLIKANNQSLQVNQFALKPRVSRSQFIRMIPVERDMYTISVNQIAAQGNLNPETFGKSLDIDQLNISNIDANIFRSTIPKDDNSEKPLYSTLLRSIKIPLVVRNTNIKNSVLVYEEDTEKSKGPGKLTFTNFNLNIKNINSGKTKNTKIPVQANALFMGVSPLQAHWTLDTASLQDAFTIKGSLSNLPAPEINPFLEPYLKIKTEGKIEHLMFDFRGNRNGINGNFKIAHKDLKVNILNDDGEKRKLLTTIANIIIKKDSKPRPSDVEIGEVKHAKHSSFFNLFWKGILEGLKKTLI, encoded by the coding sequence ATGAATAAAATTCTCAAAAAAACATTGATAGGGTTAGGCATTTTTATTGCCATTATTTTATTAGCTAATTTAGTCTTAAACTTAGCCTTAAACTACTACCTTCCAAAATATATCAAAGATAACACTGATTACAAGGTCAGTTATAAATCTATAGATGTAGACATCAGTACCGGAAATATACGCTCCACAGGCATTAAAATATCTAACCTAAACCCTAAAAATCAAGACATTATAGGACTATCTGGTGACATAGGCACTTTACAGATTAGTAGACTGGGAATGTACGATGCCTTGTTTAATAAAAAAATAAGTTCAGATGAACTCTTACTAGAACACCCCAACCTTAAAATAACCCTTGCTAAACCTGTAGATAAAAAATCTAATAAAGAGAAAAAGCCTATTTTACTAAAAAACATAACTATTAAAAATGGAAATATATCCATAGTAAAACATACACAAAAACCTTTCCTATCTGTAAATGAGTTAAATCTTACAGTATCTAACCTTAGAATGACCAAAGAAAGCATTGAGAAAAAATTACCCGTGGTTTTTGACCAATATTCTATCAGCGGAAAAAACTTCTTTATAAGACCCGATGAAATTTATGATCTGAAAGCCAAACAGATAAAAACAGAAAACGGAGAAATAAACATTCTTGATTTTCAGCTGAAGCCATTACTTACTTACGCTCAGTTTATCAAAAAATTTCCTAAAAAAAGAAACCTTTTCGATTTTGAAACTAGAGAAATGAGCTTCAAAGACATTAAGATAAACGACGAAAAAATAAGCTTATCAGAAGTACGATTTGAACAACCTTTCTTAAAAATGTACACCACATCTGCTCAACCAGAGAAAAAAGAAAAATCCTTCACTTATGAAGTAATGCTACAGAATGTGCTCATGAATCAATCAAAAATATTGATAATAAAGCCCAATGGAAGAAAACTTTTTTCAGGAGAACAACTTGACATGAACCTTAGCAAGCTCGCAATGAACGAAGAAACAGCGAAAGGTAACATTCCTTTTAAGTATGAAAAATTTTATATAAAAGGGTCTAAACTCAATTATATTTCGGAAACACAGGAAGTGAAAGTAGAACACATAACTCTAGATACCAAATCTGCTCAACTTGAAAATGTGTTATTAAAACCAACAGTTACCAATTCTTATAAGACTTTAATAAATGCTAATGCTAAATTAATATCACTAAAACTAAATGACTGGAGTCTTGAAAAAAATAAATTGAAACTAGATGCACAGAGCCTACACATCCTAGGTTTCAATGGTACAATTGACCTTCCAAAACAAAAATATAAATCAAAGCCTTTAGGATTTGGTGGTATACAATTTCCCATAAAACTTAACAATTTTATACTAGAAAAAGCCAATATTAACTTCAATAAAGGAGAACAAAATCAAGCACTTAATACACTTAATATAAAAGCTCAAAATATAGAGTTAAATGAACAGACTATAAAAAATAGAATCCCCTGCAAAATAGGTAATTATAGCATTACTGCAAAAAGTTTTAGTTCTAAAATCAACCAATATTATGAACTAAATACAGGTCTTATAAAAGCAAATAATCAGAGCCTACAAGTCAATCAATTTGCTCTAAAGCCAAGAGTATCTCGTTCACAATTCATTCGAATGATACCTGTAGAAAGAGACATGTACACTATTAGTGTAAACCAAATAGCTGCACAAGGAAACCTAAACCCTGAAACATTCGGTAAATCTTTGGATATTGACCAACTTAATATTTCTAACATTGACGCTAACATTTTTCGTAGTACGATACCTAAAGATGATAACTCTGAAAAACCGTTATATTCTACGTTATTAAGATCCATTAAAATTCCTTTAGTAGTAAGAAACACAAATATTAAAAATTCTGTGCTAGTATACGAGGAAGATACAGAAAAAAGCAAAGGACCAGGAAAATTAACTTTCACTAATTTTAATCTAAATATTAAAAACATTAACTCTGGTAAAACCAAAAATACCAAAATACCCGTTCAAGCAAATGCTCTTTTTATGGGAGTCTCACCTCTACAAGCTCATTGGACTTTAGATACTGCAAGTCTCCAAGATGCATTTACCATAAAGGGAAGTCTAAGCAACTTACCTGCCCCAGAAATCAATCCTTTCTTAGAACCTTATCTAAAAATAAAAACAGAAGGAAAAATAGAGCATCTTATGTTCGATTTTCGAGGTAACAGGAATGGTATTAATGGTAATTTTAAGATTGCTCACAAAGATTTAAAAGTAAATATATTAAATGATGATGGAGAAAAAAGAAAACTATTAACAACCATAGCCAATATCATTATAAAAAAAGACTCAAAACCTAGACCCTCTGATGTAGAAATAGGAGAGGTAAAACATGCAAAACATAGCTCATTCTTTAATTTATTTTGGAAAGGAATTTTAGAAGGCTTAAAAAAAACATTGATATAG